The Candidatus Eisenbacteria bacterium genome includes a region encoding these proteins:
- a CDS encoding multiheme c-type cytochrome translates to MQNRKIKKGDCHYFLVFVGMVLFLPSFSNTVQISQDNEVAAPDYWKAPLGPTQSRSLPRSVPSLLSKSCKGCHSAIFSEWSGSRHASAWTDTIFQSALALTGNPPVCLNCHTPLENQQATVSAGPEGGDSTKSVDERLTKYDVELQKEGVNCSACHIRNGKIHGPYTDSRAAHPMEGSALIKSAEFCFPCHSIPAPAGSGLARPLLDTPVEWKSSGYAQEGKTCQSCHMPREERIVGLGGPSRISFAHTWQPGRDLESLKSAISACMNCEGPGPDGTVHVFVSITNSGAGHNFPTSPYAFLEVIFSASDSEGKEIARKTETLARVLKREGLSIKGELSDTTLKPKETRTLVFEFALAAKADVTVRSELRYHYVDGDTFAMLKIPREVASRPWVTLLNLSQKL, encoded by the coding sequence GTGCAAAATCGCAAAATAAAAAAAGGTGACTGTCACTATTTTCTGGTTTTTGTCGGCATGGTGCTTTTCCTTCCATCGTTCTCCAATACTGTTCAGATCTCGCAAGATAACGAGGTCGCTGCTCCTGACTATTGGAAGGCACCTCTTGGTCCGACTCAATCGCGGAGTCTGCCGAGAAGCGTGCCCTCGCTCTTGTCGAAGTCCTGCAAGGGGTGCCACTCTGCCATATTCAGTGAGTGGTCAGGTTCGCGCCACGCGAGCGCGTGGACCGACACAATTTTCCAGAGCGCCTTGGCGCTCACGGGGAACCCGCCCGTCTGCCTGAACTGTCACACTCCTCTTGAGAACCAGCAGGCAACAGTCTCTGCCGGACCCGAAGGCGGGGACTCAACCAAAAGCGTTGATGAACGTCTCACAAAATATGATGTGGAGCTGCAGAAGGAAGGAGTGAACTGTTCAGCGTGTCACATCAGAAACGGGAAGATACACGGTCCTTACACGGATTCGAGGGCGGCCCATCCAATGGAAGGGTCCGCACTTATAAAGAGCGCCGAATTCTGTTTCCCTTGCCATAGCATTCCGGCGCCGGCCGGCTCAGGTCTCGCCAGGCCTCTCCTTGATACGCCCGTAGAGTGGAAGAGCAGTGGCTATGCACAAGAGGGAAAGACCTGCCAGAGCTGCCATATGCCCAGAGAGGAGAGGATCGTTGGGCTTGGAGGACCAAGCCGAATCTCTTTCGCCCACACGTGGCAGCCGGGTCGTGATCTAGAAAGTCTGAAATCCGCCATTAGCGCTTGCATGAATTGTGAAGGACCGGGGCCTGACGGGACTGTCCACGTCTTCGTGAGCATCACAAATTCCGGTGCCGGACACAATTTTCCCACCAGCCCTTATGCATTCCTGGAAGTGATTTTCTCTGCATCGGACAGCGAAGGAAAAGAGATCGCAAGGAAGACCGAAACGCTGGCACGAGTCCTCAAGAGGGAGGGCCTCAGTATAAAGGGAGAATTGTCGGACACCACTCTGAAGCCAAAGGAAACAAGGACGCTTGTTTTCGAATTTGCCCTGGCTGCGAAGGCGGACGTGACGGTACGAAGCGAGCTCAGATACCACTACGTGGATGGAGACACCTTCGCGATGCTCAAGATTCCCAGAGAAGTGGCTTCACGGCCATGGGTAACGCTCCTGAATCTAAGTCAGAAACTCTAG
- a CDS encoding NAD(P)/FAD-dependent oxidoreductase, whose product MVTMRTVIVVGAGAAGLMAAGQAVGQGTRVLLIERMPQPGLKLSITGKGRCNLTNVGTVDDFTNHFGRNGRFLRPAFSSFLSAGLIRFVEALGVSTVTERGGRVFPVTQNAKDVTEKLIDWARAHGVSLMTNTRVQRILARGNAVAGVVANGQTHSANAVIIATGGASYPETGSSGDGYMLAQSLGHTVVPIRPALVPLETAGHIAQRLQGLSLRNVTVRLLINGKKRKEEFGEMLFTHFGISGPIILTLSRTVVDALRDKQEVFISIDLKPALDEKHLDARLVRDWKEFGKRQFKTLLEELLPKKLIPVFADLSGVPPDKCGHQITVAERKRVRMLLKDFQLKVTRHRHFAEAIITAGGVSTKEINPHTMESRLVRGLYFAGEVIDIDADTGGYNLQAAFSTGWVAGKSAGQENKQTFR is encoded by the coding sequence ATAGTAACAATGCGCACGGTGATTGTGGTTGGGGCAGGAGCAGCGGGCCTGATGGCTGCGGGTCAGGCCGTCGGTCAAGGGACACGTGTGCTCCTCATCGAGAGAATGCCGCAACCCGGACTGAAACTCTCCATAACCGGGAAAGGCCGCTGCAATCTCACGAACGTGGGCACGGTTGATGACTTCACAAACCACTTCGGGAGAAACGGCCGTTTCCTGCGCCCCGCATTCTCTTCGTTTCTCTCCGCCGGGCTCATTCGGTTTGTTGAAGCCCTGGGTGTGTCCACCGTTACCGAGCGTGGCGGCAGGGTTTTCCCCGTGACCCAGAACGCCAAAGACGTAACTGAGAAGTTGATAGATTGGGCTAGAGCGCATGGCGTCTCCCTCATGACGAATACGCGAGTGCAGAGAATCCTGGCCAGGGGTAACGCGGTGGCAGGCGTCGTGGCGAATGGCCAAACCCATTCAGCCAATGCGGTGATCATTGCCACTGGCGGCGCTTCCTATCCCGAAACAGGTTCCAGCGGCGACGGGTACATGCTGGCCCAGTCTCTCGGGCACACCGTCGTACCGATTCGGCCCGCTCTCGTCCCTCTGGAAACAGCCGGGCACATTGCGCAGCGGCTTCAGGGATTGAGCCTGCGCAACGTGACTGTACGTCTCCTGATAAACGGCAAGAAGCGCAAAGAAGAATTCGGCGAGATGCTCTTCACGCATTTCGGCATTTCCGGCCCAATCATCCTTACCTTGAGCCGGACGGTGGTGGATGCCCTGCGTGACAAACAGGAAGTCTTTATCTCCATCGATCTAAAGCCCGCACTCGATGAAAAGCATCTGGATGCCAGGCTGGTTCGGGATTGGAAGGAATTCGGGAAGAGGCAGTTCAAAACGCTCTTGGAGGAGCTGCTTCCCAAGAAATTGATTCCAGTGTTCGCAGACCTTTCGGGTGTTCCCCCGGACAAATGCGGTCATCAGATTACCGTCGCTGAACGCAAGAGAGTGCGAATGCTGCTCAAGGATTTTCAACTGAAGGTGACACGCCACCGTCATTTTGCCGAGGCCATCATTACTGCCGGCGGCGTGAGCACCAAAGAAATCAATCCACACACGATGGAATCACGCTTGGTCAGAGGACTATATTTTGCCGGCGAGGTAATCGATATTGATGCTGACACGGGCGGCTATAATCTGCAGGCAGCTTTCTCCACGGGCTGGGTAGCAGGTAAATCCGCGGGGCAAGAGAACAAGCAGACTTTTCGCTAG
- a CDS encoding lysylphosphatidylglycerol synthase transmembrane domain-containing protein, producing MSKPLRTGTLLRILGVVLSVFLLWLAFRGIAPGEILRSLLRVSPFYLTLALMGNLLLVVFKTLKWRLILGPVKRVSLFNLFSASLIGFASSNLLPAKVGELTKVYAVCKSESLGALPVLGTVALDRVLEGAAMVLVMFFVFASTDVPGWLKSSGLSVSVISLILLPVLYVMASTRLGERFSFLARLKQGFMILRSPASFVSAFLLSILIWCIHALILQFFFLAYGLTLPVWAPILFLVVVNLAIAVPSLPSAVGALEYAGITSLLYMGVDRDLAASLVLLYHFVMSFPVTVLGIVAFLHSGLRLTDVTKDYVQKVRGEA from the coding sequence ATGTCTAAACCGCTTCGGACTGGGACCCTGCTGAGAATTCTCGGGGTCGTACTGTCGGTTTTCCTGCTCTGGCTTGCGTTCAGGGGAATCGCCCCCGGGGAAATCCTCCGCTCGCTCCTCAGAGTTTCACCCTTCTATCTCACTCTTGCCCTCATGGGCAATCTTCTCCTTGTCGTTTTCAAGACTCTTAAGTGGCGGCTCATTCTCGGGCCGGTAAAGAGGGTAAGTCTCTTCAACCTTTTCAGCGCGTCCTTGATCGGGTTTGCATCGAGCAATCTTCTCCCCGCAAAAGTCGGTGAACTAACCAAGGTATACGCCGTATGCAAGAGCGAATCGCTTGGGGCTCTGCCGGTGCTTGGAACGGTCGCGCTTGACAGAGTGCTTGAGGGGGCTGCGATGGTCCTGGTCATGTTCTTCGTCTTCGCGAGCACGGACGTTCCTGGATGGCTGAAGAGCTCCGGGCTTTCGGTATCGGTCATATCTCTGATCCTTCTCCCTGTTTTGTACGTGATGGCCTCGACAAGGCTGGGCGAGAGATTCTCGTTCCTTGCAAGACTGAAGCAAGGGTTCATGATTCTCAGGAGCCCGGCCTCCTTCGTTTCAGCCTTCCTCCTTTCCATTCTCATCTGGTGCATTCATGCGTTGATCCTGCAGTTTTTCTTTCTTGCCTATGGGCTCACTCTCCCGGTCTGGGCGCCCATACTTTTCCTGGTCGTTGTCAACCTTGCTATCGCAGTTCCGTCGTTGCCAAGCGCAGTTGGGGCCCTCGAGTACGCCGGCATCACTTCACTGCTCTACATGGGTGTTGATCGCGACCTGGCAGCGAGTCTTGTCTTGCTCTATCACTTCGTGATGTCGTTTCCAGTTACAGTTCTGGGCATTGTTGCATTCCTTCACTCGGGGCTACGTTTGACAGATGTCACGAAAGACTACGTGCAGAAGGTTCGCGGCGAGGCATAA
- a CDS encoding T9SS type A sorting domain-containing protein, which yields MSRKTTCRRFAARHKAPFPTVLALAVIASVFPSSSLCDSPFGVNTHLARQQGEKFHDADFVTYFGKMKDAGILWDRDLLASWISLQPWNWRMDQITESDFNRAGNDDYDGYVARALENGVNIVGNLGVDTPSWASGCRGGPIPDICPPADSLREAFENYVRSVVSRYRGKVKAWEYWNEADGGWADFEPDQYAKWLKILYTVVKSEDPGALVLFSGLASPGVLLSNPPHDKPENAYLFERVLASPELAGHDYPYFDVANFHAYPLSANYDPEYVSKSFNYIKAKMEERGVTKPIWLTEIGETTTDDTLQAARNMKYITFAVAKGVEKVFLFHFYTEHSPWVETQDFGILGYAPSGSIPAERASYSAYKNLISFLADKPFVRDLVPDTRGAHVHLFGNSGNSVVAFWAESPKTISIPVKDGLLFRTYDMFGAFLDSVRSSGGKVNVQAGPHPGFSLVDDFPSTVTLSFDSAGDTAGFSPVVGVSSMALSNGRIELTPQGDSLSLIVPSFGMNSSHFSLLALTMTIPRGSARKAQLYWDNGNVYSDSLGTKSRTNQTDLIEFPLIDDGLAHTYFINLRNSQTWNGRIETFLMKLLDISSNAPIFIDEIKFSLPSSAQMSPGRLAASPNPFTHYAVIYTGSSPGGIGKVEIFDILGRKVREIEIGEHNPGLILWDGRDKEGESLPSGVYVMKLESGARTSVGKVVLIR from the coding sequence ATGTCACGAAAGACTACGTGCAGAAGGTTCGCGGCGAGGCATAAGGCTCCCTTCCCGACAGTTCTGGCGCTTGCCGTTATCGCCTCCGTGTTTCCGTCATCTTCGCTTTGTGATTCTCCTTTTGGAGTGAACACTCACCTCGCCAGGCAGCAGGGAGAGAAGTTCCATGATGCAGATTTTGTCACATACTTCGGGAAGATGAAGGATGCAGGCATTCTCTGGGACAGAGACCTTCTTGCCTCCTGGATTTCCCTCCAGCCCTGGAACTGGAGGATGGACCAGATCACCGAGAGCGATTTCAACCGGGCCGGGAATGACGACTACGACGGGTACGTGGCACGAGCCCTCGAGAACGGAGTCAACATCGTTGGGAATCTTGGCGTTGACACTCCAAGTTGGGCGTCGGGTTGCAGGGGCGGCCCGATCCCTGACATCTGCCCGCCCGCAGATTCCCTGCGCGAGGCGTTCGAAAACTATGTCCGGAGCGTCGTTTCAAGATACCGCGGAAAGGTCAAAGCCTGGGAGTATTGGAACGAAGCGGACGGCGGCTGGGCGGACTTCGAGCCGGATCAATATGCCAAGTGGCTCAAGATTCTGTATACGGTCGTGAAGTCTGAGGACCCGGGGGCACTCGTTCTTTTCAGCGGACTTGCGAGCCCCGGCGTTCTCCTCTCCAACCCTCCTCACGACAAGCCTGAAAACGCATACCTCTTTGAGCGAGTGCTTGCGAGTCCTGAACTGGCCGGCCACGACTATCCATATTTTGATGTGGCCAATTTCCATGCCTATCCGCTTTCAGCAAACTACGACCCTGAGTATGTCTCAAAGTCATTCAACTACATCAAGGCAAAAATGGAGGAAAGAGGCGTCACAAAACCAATCTGGTTGACAGAAATAGGTGAAACCACGACAGATGATACTCTGCAAGCAGCAAGGAATATGAAATACATAACGTTTGCCGTCGCTAAAGGTGTGGAAAAGGTTTTCCTCTTTCATTTTTACACGGAGCATTCACCTTGGGTAGAGACTCAGGACTTTGGCATTCTCGGATATGCCCCTTCCGGTTCCATTCCGGCAGAAAGAGCATCCTACAGCGCGTATAAGAATCTGATCAGCTTTCTCGCAGATAAGCCATTCGTAAGAGATCTTGTCCCGGATACAAGGGGAGCCCACGTTCATCTTTTTGGCAACAGCGGGAATTCAGTAGTTGCATTCTGGGCAGAGTCGCCGAAAACCATATCAATACCGGTTAAGGACGGACTCTTGTTTCGCACATATGACATGTTTGGGGCCTTTCTCGATTCAGTCAGATCATCAGGCGGAAAGGTCAATGTTCAGGCTGGCCCGCACCCGGGATTTTCCCTCGTGGATGACTTCCCGAGTACAGTCACTCTCAGCTTCGATTCAGCGGGTGATACTGCAGGATTCTCTCCGGTAGTTGGCGTGAGTTCCATGGCGCTCTCAAACGGAAGAATCGAGCTCACTCCCCAGGGCGATTCGCTCTCCCTTATCGTCCCATCATTTGGCATGAACAGCAGCCACTTTTCTCTCCTCGCGCTGACGATGACGATTCCCCGTGGTTCTGCAAGGAAAGCGCAGCTCTATTGGGATAACGGCAATGTGTATTCTGATTCATTGGGGACGAAAAGCAGGACGAACCAAACGGATTTGATTGAATTCCCTCTCATTGACGACGGCCTTGCCCACACGTACTTCATCAATCTGCGTAACAGTCAAACGTGGAACGGGCGAATCGAGACGTTTCTCATGAAGCTCCTCGACATCTCGTCGAATGCGCCAATATTCATAGATGAAATCAAGTTCTCACTGCCTTCTTCTGCCCAGATGTCCCCCGGCCGCCTTGCCGCAAGTCCGAATCCATTCACCCACTACGCGGTCATCTATACGGGCTCCTCACCGGGAGGAATCGGCAAGGTGGAAATCTTCGACATATTGGGCAGGAAGGTCAGGGAGATAGAGATCGGAGAGCACAACCCCGGTCTCATTCTATGGGATGGACGGGACAAAGAAGGAGAGAGTCTGCCCTCAGGGGTCTATGTCATGAAACTCGAATCGGGGGCCCGGACAAGCGTGGGAAAGGTAGTGCTGATAAGATAA